GTCGGTCAGTGATATTGACGAAGCTCTCAGACTGCGCTGGGGACAGGAAACGAGAATACATTACGCCGACTCCGACAGGGACGGAATTTACTGCCGGCTTTGGTGGAACCCGATGCCGAACAGCCGCCGGACTACAGTATCGGTATTCATAAATGACAGGCGGATACAGGACACAACCGTAAAAGCGGCGATAACCTCGGCTGACGCCGCAGCCTACGGGGAATGGCTCGTGCTGATAAAAATGCCGCCTGAAGAGGTTGACGTCAACATACATCCGGCGAAACAGGAAGTGCGTTTCAGACATTCGCAGGACATATTCAGGGCAGTCTATTCAAACGCCCAGTCGGTTCTGAAAAACAAATATCTGCCCGAAAACGAAACAGCTGAAAATACAAACGCGGACAGAGAATTTTTTGTCGAAATGCCTGCCGGAAAATTTGCGGAACAGAGATTGGGGAGAGTCGCGTCTCCGCCGCTTTCGTCATACGGAAAAAGCTTCAGCGGCGGAAGAACCGTGAGTACCGCCGGCATATTTTCGACCGGCAGGCTTGCGCCGGTTCATGCGGACAATCCGTTTGAGCGTGCAAAACAGCCGGTTGAAGAAAAAAATCGTGACGAATATATTTTTACTCCTGCGGAAACAGACAGCCGTTCGTTTGAAAGTGAATATATAGGACAGACGTCAAAAGGATTTTTAATCTTTGAATTCAGTGACGGAATTGCAATAATAGATCCGCACGCGGCGCATGAGAGGATACTTTATGAGCAGATAAAAGCCTCGTTCAAAAATGAAGCAGCTGTGCAGAAGCTTGCCATTCCTGCTGAAATACCTCAGGCTCTGCTTGCCGACGTTATTGCGAATGATGAAGCGCTGAAAAAATTAGGTTTTCTGTGCGAAGCCGGAAAACTTGCAGGAGTGCCAATGCTGCGGGGGCACGGTCATCTTGCGCCGCTTGAAATGCTGCGTTCTGCGCTTGCCGGAATAAAGAACTCTGACAGACAGGAAAAAATCGACACCGAAGTATGGTGGAGAATGGCAAGACTGGCATGCAAATCGGCTGTGAAACTTGGAAAACACATTGAAAAAGAAGAGGCTGAAAAACTGCTTGAGCAGCTTAAAAAATGTGAAATGCCGTTTGCCTGCCCGCACGGCAGACCTACGATGTACAAAATTGACAATCTCAGCCTCGAAAAAATGTTTGAAAGATGAAAACGAAACTGATTGCCGTAATAGGGCAGACCGCCGTCGGCAAAACGGAATTCAGCCTTAAACTTGCCGAAAAACTGAACGCGGAAATAATATCCGTTGATTCGCGTCAGGTCTACAGGCATCTGAACGTCGGCGCGGACAAAATATCTGCCGAAATACGCGCTGTGATACCACACCATCTCATAGACGTAGCCGAGCCTGACGAGATTTTCTCGGCTGCAGATTTTGCGGCGCTTGCCCAAAAGGCAGTAGAAGAAATAAAAAATAGAAATAAAACGCCTCTGCTTGTCGGTGGAACTCCGTTTTATTACAAGGCGCTGCTGGGTACTCTGCACGAGGATTTGCCGAAAGACGAAACGTTAAGAAAAGAACTTGAACGCGAAATTGAAGAAAAAGGGCTTGCCGCGCTCCACGCGGAGCTTGAAAGCGTTGACCCTGTTTCTGCGGCAAGAATTCATCCCAACGACCCCGTACGCACTATGCGGGCGGTTGAAATATACCGCCTGACGGGAAAACCGTCCAGCTGGTGGTACGAACATCAGAACAGGAAAGAACCTCCGTACGACATACTGTATATCGGACTGACTCGCGACAGGGACGAGCTGTACGAGAACATAGCAAAACGCGTCAGACAGCAGTTTGAAAACGGTTATCCCGAAGAAGTCCGCTGGCTGCTTGAACACGGCTGCGACGAAAAACTGCCCGCACTTCAGGGCTTCGGCTACAGGGAACTTGTGAACTATCTTAAAGGCAGATGTACTTACGAAGAGGCTCTTGAAGGCGACATACGCTCGACAAAAGCCTTTTCGCGCAGGCAAATGACCTGGTTTAAGCATTTTGAGCCGTGCGTGTGGTACAATCTGTCTGAAATAAAAGCGGAAGAAGTCCTGCTTGACGCAGCCGCAAAATGCAAAACTTTTCTCTCGGAGGAACAGACATGCGAGTAATTACCGCTGATCCCATAGGGCTTTGCTTCGGCGTACGGCGCGCGATAAGCGTGCTTGAGCAGGAACTGCTGAAAAACAGCAGGGTATATTCGCTTGGAAGTCCTATTCACAACCCGCAGGAAATAGCCAGACTCGAAAAGCTCGGACTTATCGTAGTTGACAAAATCGATGACATTCCGGAAGGCTCGGTTGCGTTTGTCCGGACGCACGGCGCAACGCCGCAGGTATTTGAACAGCTTGAAAAAAAATGCTCGTCCGTAATAGACGGAACCTGTCCCTTCGTGAAAACCGCACAGGAAAGGGCGCAGTCTCTTTCGGAAGAAAACTACACGGTTGTCATTTCCGGCGACAAAAATCATCCCGAAGTGCAGGCAATCATGGGCTGCGTAAAGGGCAGGGCAGAAGTAGTTTCCAGCGCTTCGGAAATA
This genomic interval from Candidatus Equadaptatus faecalis contains the following:
- the mutL gene encoding DNA mismatch repair endonuclease MutL, producing MTIRRLDSELSMKIAAGEVIERPASLAKELVENSIDAGAKNITVETEQGGKTCFTIEDDGCGIEFSELPLALERYATSKIAVIEDLENIHTLGYRGEALASAASVSRMEIRSRTEGSETGGIIACEGGNVTLHTEISCKKGTRIQVDDLFYNVPARRKFLKTASAELRRIIQVVNDYALIHPEISFTVFSDGKKLLDRPSVSDIDEALRLRWGQETRIHYADSDRDGIYCRLWWNPMPNSRRTTVSVFINDRRIQDTTVKAAITSADAAAYGEWLVLIKMPPEEVDVNIHPAKQEVRFRHSQDIFRAVYSNAQSVLKNKYLPENETAENTNADREFFVEMPAGKFAEQRLGRVASPPLSSYGKSFSGGRTVSTAGIFSTGRLAPVHADNPFERAKQPVEEKNRDEYIFTPAETDSRSFESEYIGQTSKGFLIFEFSDGIAIIDPHAAHERILYEQIKASFKNEAAVQKLAIPAEIPQALLADVIANDEALKKLGFLCEAGKLAGVPMLRGHGHLAPLEMLRSALAGIKNSDRQEKIDTEVWWRMARLACKSAVKLGKHIEKEEAEKLLEQLKKCEMPFACPHGRPTMYKIDNLSLEKMFER
- the miaA gene encoding tRNA (adenosine(37)-N6)-dimethylallyltransferase MiaA — encoded protein: MKTKLIAVIGQTAVGKTEFSLKLAEKLNAEIISVDSRQVYRHLNVGADKISAEIRAVIPHHLIDVAEPDEIFSAADFAALAQKAVEEIKNRNKTPLLVGGTPFYYKALLGTLHEDLPKDETLRKELEREIEEKGLAALHAELESVDPVSAARIHPNDPVRTMRAVEIYRLTGKPSSWWYEHQNRKEPPYDILYIGLTRDRDELYENIAKRVRQQFENGYPEEVRWLLEHGCDEKLPALQGFGYRELVNYLKGRCTYEEALEGDIRSTKAFSRRQMTWFKHFEPCVWYNLSEIKAEEVLLDAAAKCKTFLSEEQTCE
- the ispH gene encoding 4-hydroxy-3-methylbut-2-enyl diphosphate reductase; its protein translation is MRVITADPIGLCFGVRRAISVLEQELLKNSRVYSLGSPIHNPQEIARLEKLGLIVVDKIDDIPEGSVAFVRTHGATPQVFEQLEKKCSSVIDGTCPFVKTAQERAQSLSEENYTVVISGDKNHPEVQAIMGCVKGRAEVVSSASEIPETLRGKRCGIMSQTTQKVTVFSELVSAFVDMSPEIKVYNTICKATLARQESLKRLTSDVDGIIVLGGHDSANTRNLVRIAEDASVPVLWIECAEQLERKWFEGKESIGIAAGCSTPDWLIKQLIEKLQKM